One Streptomonospora salina genomic window, TGGCCCTACCCCAAGAACCCGATCGTTCCGCTGGCGGAGTCGGTCCACGAGCGCTACAGCGTGGAGATCTTCCGGGGCTGCACCCGCGGTTGCCGCTTTTGCCAGGCCGGGATGATCACCCGCCCGGTACGCGAGCGCAGCAAGGAGACCGTCACCGAGATGGTCGACCAGGGCGTGCGGTCCTCGGGGTTCGAGGAGGTCGGGCTGCTCTCGCTGTCCAGCGCCGACCACACCGAGATCGGCGATATCGCCAAAGGACTGGCCGATCGCTACGAGGGCACCAACACCGGCCTGTCGCTGCCGTCCACGCGGGTGGACGCCTTCAACATCGACCTCGCCAACGAGCTGACCCGCAACGGGCGCCGCTCCGGGCTGACTTTCGCTCCCGAGGGCGGCAGCGAGCGGATGCGCCGGGTCATCAACAAGATGGTCGGCGAGCAGGACCTGATCCGCACCGTCACCGCGGCTTACGCCGCCGGGTGGCGGCAGGTGAAGCTGTACTTCATGTGCGGCCTGCCGACCGAGGGTGATGAGGACGTCCTGGCCATCGCCGATCTCGCCAAGGAGGTCATCCGCGCCGGCCGCGAGGCCAGTGGCCGCTCCGACATCCGGTGCACGGTGTCGATCGGCGGGTTCGTGCCCAAGCCGCAGACCCCGTTCCAGTGGGCGGGGCAGACCCCCTACGAGCTGGTCGACGCCCGGCTGCACAAGCTCAAGGCGGCGCTGCGCTCCGACCGCCGCTACGGCAAGGCGATCGGCCTGCGCTACCACGAAGGGCAGCCCTCCATGATCGAAGGGCTGCTTTCGCGCGGCGACCGGCGCGTCGGCCGTGTCGTCGAGGAGGTCTGGCGCGCCGGCGGCCGCTTCGACGGGTGGAGCGAGCACTTCTCCTACGAGCGCTGGGCCGAGGGCGCCGCGAAGGCGCTGGCCGGCGAACCGGTGGACATGGACTGGTATACGGTGCGCGAGCGCGGTGAAGACGAGGTGCTGCCGTGGGACCACCTGGACGCCGGACTGGACCGCGGCTGGCTGTGGCAGGACTGGCAGGACGCGCTGCACGGGGAGGAGTCGGTCGAGGTCGACGACTGCCGGTGGAACCCCTGCTACGACTGCGGCGTCTGCCCCACCATGGGCACCGAGATCCAGATCGGACCGAGCGCCCCGGGGCGCTCGCTGCCGCTCACGGTGGTCTGAAGGGGCCGGTGCGCGACGAGGGCGCCGGAGCCGCCCGCTTCCCCGGTGCCGGGGGAGTGAGGTATGGCCCGGCGCCCCGCTCGCGCCGGGCCATACACCGTGTAAGACGGACGGGTGGCGGTGCCGGTTTGCATCCGATCGCGATTTCTTCGAAGAAATTTCATAGCCCGGACTCTTCGCAGGTCACCACTGCCTCCTGAAAGGCGGGGGCGTGCGGCCGCCTCGCTAGAGAAGCCCGGTCGGCGCTTTTCAACCGGTCAGCGGGCGGGAACAGCACATACATGGGTGATCCAGTACGGAGTACTGCATCATCGGGTCATCCGCCCACCGGCCCGGTGCGGGCGGGCGGCGGCGCTGCATCCCGCTCCGGTGGCGCGTCCTCTTTGGAGCGCACCGTAGGCTGAAGTACGACGTGAATCTTTCAGGCGGGTGAGTCAGGGAGGAATCGACCCGCTCGCCGGGGAGTTACCGAGGAAAGGAGCTGAGCTGCCCCCCGCAACCGAGGGCATGACACCGCCCTCCACCGGACACCCCGGACCGAAGCTGCGAGTCCGCTACACCAAGCGCGGCAGGATGCGTTTCGCGAGCCATCGTGACATCGCCCGCGCCTTGGAGCGGGCGCTGCGCCGGGCCGGGGTCCCCGTCGCGTTCTCAGCGGGGTTCACGCCGCACCCGAAGCTCTCCTACGTCAACGCCGCCCCCACCGGGGTGGCCAGTGAGGCGGAGTACTTCGAGATCACGCTGGCCGAACCCGCTGCGCCCGACGAGGTCCGCGTCCGGCTCGACGACGCCATGCCCGACGGGTTCGACGTCGCCGAGGTGGTCGAGGCGGCACCGGGGTCCCTGGCCGATCGCCTCGAAGCATCGGAGTGGCGGGCGGAACTGCCCGGCGTCGGCCCCGACGACGCCGCGGAGGCGGTGGCCGCGTTCATCGCGGCCGA contains:
- a CDS encoding TIGR03960 family B12-binding radical SAM protein, with the protein product MPIESVFSQLEALLPSVQKPVQYVGGELNSVVADWDDAEVRWALMYPDSYEVGAPNQGVQILYEVLNEREGVLAERTYAVGSDLEALMREHGLPQFTVDAHRPVGAFDVLGISFASEMGYTNMLTALDLAGIPLDSADRTDDHPVVFAGGHSAFNPEPIADFLDAVVLGDGEEITLAVTEVVREWKREGRPGGRDGLLLRLAEGGGVYVPRFYDVTYLPDGRIEAYTPNRAGVPGTVHKHTVMDLDTWPYPKNPIVPLAESVHERYSVEIFRGCTRGCRFCQAGMITRPVRERSKETVTEMVDQGVRSSGFEEVGLLSLSSADHTEIGDIAKGLADRYEGTNTGLSLPSTRVDAFNIDLANELTRNGRRSGLTFAPEGGSERMRRVINKMVGEQDLIRTVTAAYAAGWRQVKLYFMCGLPTEGDEDVLAIADLAKEVIRAGREASGRSDIRCTVSIGGFVPKPQTPFQWAGQTPYELVDARLHKLKAALRSDRRYGKAIGLRYHEGQPSMIEGLLSRGDRRVGRVVEEVWRAGGRFDGWSEHFSYERWAEGAAKALAGEPVDMDWYTVRERGEDEVLPWDHLDAGLDRGWLWQDWQDALHGEESVEVDDCRWNPCYDCGVCPTMGTEIQIGPSAPGRSLPLTVV
- a CDS encoding TIGR03936 family radical SAM-associated protein → MRFASHRDIARALERALRRAGVPVAFSAGFTPHPKLSYVNAAPTGVASEAEYFEITLAEPAAPDEVRVRLDDAMPDGFDVAEVVEAAPGSLADRLEASEWRAELPGVGPDDAAEAVAAFIAADTVEVERFTKKGRRTFDARAAVLHLEVEGRATRGRDETYAIIRMVVRHATPAVRPDDVVNGLRRVADLARLSSPVMTRLAQGPLGDASDTIADPLAADARADRGRAADTPQPDPPARSAPDA